In Scophthalmus maximus strain ysfricsl-2021 chromosome 5, ASM2237912v1, whole genome shotgun sequence, a single window of DNA contains:
- the LOC118311211 gene encoding histone-binding protein RBBP4 isoform X1, producing MADKEAGAYDDAVEERVTNEEYKIWKKNTPFLYDLVMTHALEWPSLTAQWLPDVSRPEGKDYSVHRLVLGTHTSDEQNHLVIASVQLPNDDAQLDASHYDSEKGAEFGGFGSVTGKIEIEIKINHEGEVNRARYMPQNPCIIATKTPTSDVLVFDYTKHPSKPDASGECRPDLRLRGHQKEGYGLSWNSNLSGSLLSASDDHTICLWDISAVPKEGKIVDAKTIFTGHTAVVEDVSWHLLHESLFGSVADDQKLMIWDTRSNYTSKPSHAVDAHTAEVNCLSFNPYSEFILATGSADKTVALWDLRNLKLKLHSFESHKDEIFQVQWSPHNETILASSGTDRRLNVWDLSKIGEEQSPEDAEDGPPELLFIHGGHTAKISDFSWNPNEPWVICSVSEDNIMQVWQMAENIYNDEDPEGATEPEASA from the exons ATGGCGGACAAGGAAG CTGGTGCATATGATGATgcagtggaggagagagtgacAAACGAGGAGTACAAGATCTGGAAGAAAAACACCCCCTTCCTGTATGACCTGGTTATGACCCATGCTCTGGAGTGGCCCAGCCTCACTGCTCAGTGGCTGCCTGATGTCTCCAG GCCAGAGGGGAAGGATTACAGTGTGCACCGGCTGGTGCTAGGCACTCATACATCTGACGAGCAGAATCATCTGGTCATTGCCAGCGTCCAGCTGCCTAATGATGACGCCCAGTTGGATGCTTCACATTACGATAGTGAAAAAGGAG CAGAGTTTGGAGGCTTCGGCTCAGTGACTGGCAAGATCGAGATAGAAATCAAGATAAACCATGAAGGAGAGGTTAACCGTGCCCGCTACATGCCACAGAACCCCTGCATCATTGCCACCAAGACCCCCACTTCAGACGTGCTTGTGTTTGATTACACCAAGCATCCCTCCAAGCCAG ATGCTTCTGGAGAATGTCGCCCTGATCTGCGCCTCAGAGGTCACCAGAAAGAGGGCTATGGtctctcctggaattcaaatcTGTCTGGCTCTCTCCTTAGTGCGTCAGATGACCAT ACGATCTGTCTGTGGGACATAAGCGCTGTTCCAAAAGAGGGGAAGATAGTTGATGCGAAGACGATATTCACCGGTCATACGGCTGTGGTGGAGGACGTCTCTTGGCACTTGCTTCACGAGTCACTCTTTGGATCTGTCGCAGACGACCAGAAGCTCATGAT TTGGGACACGCGTTCAAACTACACCTCCAAACCCAGCCATGCTGTGGATGCCCACACAGCAGAGGTCAACTGTTTGTCATTCAACCCTTACAGCGAGTTCATCCTTGCCACCGGCTCTGCAGACAAA ACTGTGGCTCTTTGGGACTTGAGAAACCTGAAATTGAAGCTGCATTCCTTCGAGTCGCACAAGGACGAGATCTTCCAG GTTCAGTGGTCACCTCATAATGAGACCATATTGGCATCCAGTGGGACAGACCGTCGCCTCAATGTCTGGGATCTCAG TAAAATTGGAGAGGAGCAGTCCCCAGAAGATGCAGAGGATGGCCCCCCTGAGCTGCTG TTCATCCACGGAGGCCACACAGCCAAGATCTCTGACTTCTCCTGGAACCCCAATGAGCCATGGGTCATTTGCTCTGTGTCCGAAGACAACATTATGCAAGTGTGGCAAATG GCGGAGAACATCTACAACGACGAAGATCCTGAGGGTGCAACAGAACCTGAAGCCTCAGCGTAA
- the LOC118311211 gene encoding histone-binding protein RBBP4 isoform X2 → MADKEAGAYDDAVEERVTNEEYKIWKKNTPFLYDLVMTHALEWPSLTAQWLPDVSRPEGKDYSVHRLVLGTHTSDEQNHLVIASVQLPNDDAQLDASHYDSEKGEFGGFGSVTGKIEIEIKINHEGEVNRARYMPQNPCIIATKTPTSDVLVFDYTKHPSKPDASGECRPDLRLRGHQKEGYGLSWNSNLSGSLLSASDDHTICLWDISAVPKEGKIVDAKTIFTGHTAVVEDVSWHLLHESLFGSVADDQKLMIWDTRSNYTSKPSHAVDAHTAEVNCLSFNPYSEFILATGSADKTVALWDLRNLKLKLHSFESHKDEIFQVQWSPHNETILASSGTDRRLNVWDLSKIGEEQSPEDAEDGPPELLFIHGGHTAKISDFSWNPNEPWVICSVSEDNIMQVWQMAENIYNDEDPEGATEPEASA, encoded by the exons ATGGCGGACAAGGAAG CTGGTGCATATGATGATgcagtggaggagagagtgacAAACGAGGAGTACAAGATCTGGAAGAAAAACACCCCCTTCCTGTATGACCTGGTTATGACCCATGCTCTGGAGTGGCCCAGCCTCACTGCTCAGTGGCTGCCTGATGTCTCCAG GCCAGAGGGGAAGGATTACAGTGTGCACCGGCTGGTGCTAGGCACTCATACATCTGACGAGCAGAATCATCTGGTCATTGCCAGCGTCCAGCTGCCTAATGATGACGCCCAGTTGGATGCTTCACATTACGATAGTGAAAAAGGAG AGTTTGGAGGCTTCGGCTCAGTGACTGGCAAGATCGAGATAGAAATCAAGATAAACCATGAAGGAGAGGTTAACCGTGCCCGCTACATGCCACAGAACCCCTGCATCATTGCCACCAAGACCCCCACTTCAGACGTGCTTGTGTTTGATTACACCAAGCATCCCTCCAAGCCAG ATGCTTCTGGAGAATGTCGCCCTGATCTGCGCCTCAGAGGTCACCAGAAAGAGGGCTATGGtctctcctggaattcaaatcTGTCTGGCTCTCTCCTTAGTGCGTCAGATGACCAT ACGATCTGTCTGTGGGACATAAGCGCTGTTCCAAAAGAGGGGAAGATAGTTGATGCGAAGACGATATTCACCGGTCATACGGCTGTGGTGGAGGACGTCTCTTGGCACTTGCTTCACGAGTCACTCTTTGGATCTGTCGCAGACGACCAGAAGCTCATGAT TTGGGACACGCGTTCAAACTACACCTCCAAACCCAGCCATGCTGTGGATGCCCACACAGCAGAGGTCAACTGTTTGTCATTCAACCCTTACAGCGAGTTCATCCTTGCCACCGGCTCTGCAGACAAA ACTGTGGCTCTTTGGGACTTGAGAAACCTGAAATTGAAGCTGCATTCCTTCGAGTCGCACAAGGACGAGATCTTCCAG GTTCAGTGGTCACCTCATAATGAGACCATATTGGCATCCAGTGGGACAGACCGTCGCCTCAATGTCTGGGATCTCAG TAAAATTGGAGAGGAGCAGTCCCCAGAAGATGCAGAGGATGGCCCCCCTGAGCTGCTG TTCATCCACGGAGGCCACACAGCCAAGATCTCTGACTTCTCCTGGAACCCCAATGAGCCATGGGTCATTTGCTCTGTGTCCGAAGACAACATTATGCAAGTGTGGCAAATG GCGGAGAACATCTACAACGACGAAGATCCTGAGGGTGCAACAGAACCTGAAGCCTCAGCGTAA
- the LOC118311210 gene encoding trichohyalin: MDDNISSTEFEPLFIREEAGEPERTAVVQRECGPAQPGLPFTGTQRNPSTLIKPYLREMDDLLKSCEELTCIPFGFSESFTETSLIKSTPGQSKEEVTMEGYAETRESPQAYLSTGYMDTHMDGAGTEDEPAQGQLQSTDTTEASHQTEMPVTSVGNKLSNAMVEYEGQLLGMLAMLESCMEEAGMDFEPQGWAADESQEYVHISKNPHLCKGTTLVPSQQEAPGKLEAQAMQLESWASQHAEGDKVSEDSRNGLTVGPTTNKSQRNPLLYCDNMVGDSTERLERSGKTDQGVLDSQSSFPGPSDENENDPMYCEGTKMRYMFDDGTEAKGDITGIVVEDTDVPAEERQELVMGTIDLRSVRNELGELGSQMEEHIQEVQHLEKRRRELLAELLELRGNTNREEEAEGSTEEEEVTEERMDSRVSELMNMLRSEEEGRRQERKKEMQSLKEERAEEERRLWKVNLERQGLHEELRRLKRRLFAMVRECTHSQASMNNQRREVELLKREEEKLQSLVLQLTEESCQVRSAQQQQLLELQAKLHAQSSSQSSSPQEELIECRRHSCGDIQQYLQGGLRALEDRYEPILLALLKRREATAGALVKAKEQAHELKAQMGPLRDEIQKLKLQRACLGEKLNLCHTHRREDVGQYKETVYCLEESSRELMTELKIQKKKNKEIEELRDRLTKQLLLYRAAIKDHECDHEKKT; encoded by the exons ATGGATGACAACATTTCATCTACTGAGTTCGAGCCTCTCTTCATCAGAGAAGAGGCTGGGGAGCCAGAGAGAACAGCTGTGGTCCAAAGAGAGTGCGGCCCGGCACAACCGGGACTCCCCTTCACAGGAACACAGCGGAATCCTTCGACTTTGATTAAGCCATATTTACGAGAGATGGATGATTTGCTGAAGAGCTGCGAGGAGCTTACATGTATTCCTTTTGGCTTCTCAGAGAGTTTCACAGAAACGAGCTTGATCAAATCAACTCCTGGTCAGAGCAAAGAGGAAGTTACAATGGAGGGTTACGCAGAAACAAGGGAATCTCCTCAGGCATATCTTTCCACGGGgtacatggacacacacatggacggGGCTGGAACAGAGGACGAGCCAGCACAAGGGCAGTTGCAAAGCACGGACACAACAGAAGCTTCTCACCAGACAGAAATGCCTGTAACTTCCGTGGGAAACAAACTGAGCAACGCTATGGTGGAGTATGAGGGCCAGCTGCTGGGAATGTTGGCCATGCTGGAGAGCTGTATGGAAGAGGCTGGGATGGACTTTGAGCCCCAGGGCTGGGCTGCAGATGAAAGTCAAGAATACGTGCACATCAGTAAGAATCCGCATCTTTGTAAGGGTACAACACTGGTACCCAGTCAGCAAGAGGCACCAGGGAAGCTGGAGGCCCAGGCTATGCAGTTAGAATCCTGGGCTTCTCAACATGCAGAGGGAGATAAAGTTTCTGAGGACAGTAGAAATGGATTGACAGTAGGTCCGACAACCAATAAAAGCCAGCGGAATCCTTTGCTTTACTGTGACAACATGGTTGGCGACTCAACGGAAAGACTGGAAAGGTCAGGGAAAACAGACCAGGGGGTTCTTGATTCGCAGTCCAGTTTTCCAGGGCcatcagatgaaaatgaaaatgatccaaTGTACTGTGAAGGGACAAAAATGAGATATATGTTTGATGACGGCACAGAAGCAAAGGGAGATATAACTGGGATTGTAGTAGAAGACACTGATGTGCCAGCTGAAGAGAGACAAGAGCTCGTGATGGGCACCATTGACCTGAGATCTGTTAGGAATGAATTAGGGGAGTTGGGGTCTCAGATGGAGGAGCATATACAGGAAGTTCAGCActtggagaagaggaggagggagctgctGGCAGAGTTGCTAGAGCTGAGGGGGAATacaaacagagaagaggaggccGAGGGGAgcactgaggaggaagaagtgacAGAAGAGCGAATGGACAGCAGAGTGTCCGAGCTGATGAACATGctgaggagtgaggaagagggtaggaggcaggagaggaagaaggagatgCAGAGCCtcaaggaggagagagcagaagaggagaggaggttgtGGAAGGTCAACCTGGAGAGACAGGGGCTGCATGAGGAGCTCAGGAGGCTGAAAAGGAGGCTCTTCGCCATGGTCAGGGAGTGTACCCACAGTCAGGCCTCCATGAACAACCAGCGCCGTgaggtggagctgctgaagagagaagag GAGAAGCTGCAGTCCCTGGTGCTTCAGCTGACAGAGGAGAGCTGCCAGGTCAGGTCAgcccaacaacaacagctcttAGAACTACAGGCAAAACTTCATGCCCAGAGCTCCAGTCAGTCCTCCagcccccaggaggagctgatCGAGTGCAGGAGGCACTCCTGTGGCGACATCCAGCAGTATTTGCAGGGTGGACTAAGAGCCCTGGAGGACAG GTACGAACCCATTTTGCTGGCATTGCTGAAAAGGAGAGAGGCAACAGCTGGAGCCCTGGTGAAAGCCAAAGAGCAGGCCCATGAACTGAAGGCCCAGATGGGACCGCTGAGGGATGAGATCCAAAAGCTGAAGCTCCAGAGGGCTTGTTTGGGGGAGAAACTAAACCTTTGTCACACGCATCGCAGAGAGGATGTGGGGCAGTACAAG GAGACAGTGTACTGcctggaggagagcagcagagaactGATGACCGAGTTGAagattcagaagaaaaaaaacaaagagatagAGGAGTTGAGAGACAGACTCACCAAACAACTCCTCCTTTACAG GGCTGCCATTAAGGACCATGAGTGTGACCACGAGAAGAAAACAtga